One genomic segment of Parvularcula marina includes these proteins:
- a CDS encoding SDR family oxidoreductase, giving the protein MKRVLVTGSAKRLGAVIARHLKAQGWQPVIHYNHSGDEARALADELGTVAVGADLADAEAVSGLIGKAVKAAGGPLSALINNASIFEHDRAGDVSEASLMAHLRTNTLAPVLLARAFAEQVDRAGDPVIVNILDQKLSNLYPDHYSYTLSKSALQTATHLMAQDFAPHIRVCGVAPGYTLPSPGESEAAFEKKAASANPLGRRLDPEDIARTVAFCLSCRAITGQTILADNGEHLIPTHRDISFKGEGK; this is encoded by the coding sequence TTGAAGCGCGTCCTTGTCACCGGCAGCGCGAAGCGCCTCGGCGCGGTGATCGCACGCCATCTGAAGGCGCAAGGCTGGCAGCCGGTCATCCATTATAACCATTCAGGCGATGAAGCCCGCGCGCTGGCTGATGAGCTGGGCACAGTCGCTGTCGGCGCCGACCTTGCCGATGCGGAGGCGGTCAGTGGGCTGATCGGCAAGGCCGTAAAAGCTGCCGGTGGCCCCCTCTCGGCGCTCATCAATAATGCCTCGATCTTCGAGCATGACCGCGCAGGCGATGTCAGCGAAGCCTCGCTGATGGCGCATTTGCGGACCAATACGCTTGCGCCGGTGCTCCTTGCCCGCGCTTTTGCCGAACAGGTGGACAGAGCGGGCGATCCGGTCATCGTCAATATCCTCGACCAGAAGCTCTCCAATCTTTACCCGGACCATTACAGCTACACGCTGTCGAAATCTGCGCTCCAGACCGCCACCCATCTGATGGCGCAGGATTTTGCGCCCCATATCCGCGTCTGCGGTGTTGCCCCCGGCTATACCCTGCCCTCACCCGGAGAGAGCGAGGCCGCATTCGAGAAGAAGGCCGCCAGCGCCAATCCGCTGGGCCGCCGTCTCGACCCGGAAGATATCGCCCGCACAGTCGCCTTCTGTCTTTCCTGCCGGGCGATCACCGGCCAGACGATCCTGGCCGATAATGGCGAGCATCTGATCCCGACGCACCGGGACATTTCATTCAAGGGAGAAGGCAAATGA
- a CDS encoding cation:proton antiporter, producing the protein MHDTVLVVTLIGILGIGAQWIAWRTNMPAIVLMAIAGLIVGPFLGILKPEETFGEFYRPIISLAVAVILFEGGLQLKFSELRGLSRGIGQLLLIGGPLVWIFGSIAGYYVAGLDWPTAILFAGIMIVTGPTVIIPLLRQAKLSTRPSAILKWEGIVNDPVGALAAVITFEYVITRNMASLTSFEVFGSLIFGSILCVAWGIIVGRGLAEAFRRGWVPEYLKAPILLTAVLLAFSVSNLLQEEGGLIAVTVMGITMANSKLPSINQIRHFKETIAILFVAGVFVLLTANLTLETLAMIDLRIMGFVAVMLFVVRPAAVMLSTMRTELSLQERLLVSWIAPRGIVAVAVSGLFAASMTPENGFENGHLMVPLAFAMVFATVILHGFTITPLGKFLGLASDAPPGVLIVGASPWAVALAKRIKELGCPVLITDPSFRRLREARQKGIDTFYGEILSEVTEHHIEFVRYGYLLALSGNEAHNALVCTDLAPEMSRNSTYQLSAKGRDDSRQSVSYALQGRSFLSEKTGLEDLLRRHWAGWAFQFTRLSEEFTPAKYRERLPEEAMIVMVERKGGLVFQTSEAPIELQVGDRVLAYVPPETGPLQKPSKKKDEKAAGEGTSEDVKEIERRKSEAIDKLKS; encoded by the coding sequence ATGCATGATACGGTCCTCGTCGTTACCCTGATCGGGATTCTCGGAATCGGGGCCCAATGGATCGCGTGGCGCACAAATATGCCCGCCATCGTATTGATGGCGATTGCCGGGCTGATCGTCGGGCCGTTCCTTGGCATCCTCAAGCCGGAGGAGACCTTCGGCGAATTCTACCGGCCGATCATTTCTCTCGCCGTCGCCGTGATCCTCTTTGAGGGCGGACTACAGCTCAAGTTCAGTGAACTGAGAGGATTGAGCCGGGGGATCGGTCAGCTCTTGCTGATCGGTGGGCCGCTCGTCTGGATCTTTGGTTCGATCGCTGGGTATTACGTCGCGGGGCTCGATTGGCCGACCGCGATCCTCTTTGCCGGGATCATGATCGTGACCGGACCGACGGTGATCATTCCGCTCCTGCGGCAGGCCAAGCTCTCGACCCGTCCTTCGGCCATCCTCAAATGGGAGGGGATCGTCAATGATCCCGTCGGCGCACTCGCGGCCGTCATCACCTTTGAATATGTCATCACCCGGAATATGGCCTCGCTCACGAGCTTTGAGGTCTTTGGCAGCCTGATCTTCGGCTCGATCCTGTGCGTTGCATGGGGGATTATCGTCGGGCGCGGGCTCGCCGAGGCGTTTCGCCGCGGCTGGGTACCAGAATATCTTAAGGCGCCGATCCTGCTGACCGCCGTTCTCCTCGCCTTTTCGGTTTCCAACCTGCTGCAGGAAGAGGGCGGCCTGATCGCCGTCACGGTCATGGGCATTACCATGGCCAACTCAAAGCTCCCCTCGATCAACCAGATCCGGCATTTCAAGGAGACGATTGCGATCCTCTTCGTCGCCGGGGTTTTTGTTCTGCTCACTGCCAATCTGACGCTTGAGACGCTAGCGATGATCGATTTGCGGATCATGGGCTTTGTGGCTGTCATGCTCTTCGTTGTGCGCCCTGCCGCCGTCATGCTTTCAACCATGAGGACCGAACTTTCCTTGCAGGAGCGGCTGCTTGTCAGCTGGATCGCGCCGCGCGGGATCGTGGCGGTTGCGGTTTCTGGTCTCTTCGCAGCGTCAATGACGCCAGAGAACGGGTTCGAGAATGGTCACCTGATGGTGCCGCTCGCCTTTGCGATGGTGTTCGCGACCGTCATCCTGCACGGCTTCACGATCACGCCCTTGGGCAAGTTTCTTGGCCTTGCCTCTGATGCCCCGCCGGGCGTCCTGATCGTCGGCGCTTCACCCTGGGCCGTGGCGCTTGCCAAAAGAATCAAGGAGCTTGGCTGTCCGGTTCTGATCACCGACCCCAGCTTCCGGCGCCTGCGCGAAGCTCGGCAGAAAGGGATCGACACCTTCTATGGCGAGATCCTCTCTGAGGTGACCGAGCACCACATCGAATTTGTCCGCTATGGCTATCTGCTCGCACTGTCGGGGAATGAGGCGCACAACGCGCTGGTCTGTACCGATCTTGCGCCGGAGATGTCGCGTAATTCGACCTATCAGCTCTCCGCCAAGGGCCGCGATGACAGCCGCCAGTCAGTGTCTTACGCGCTGCAAGGCCGGTCGTTCCTGTCGGAGAAGACGGGTCTCGAGGACCTCTTGCGCCGTCACTGGGCTGGCTGGGCATTCCAGTTCACGCGGCTGTCGGAGGAGTTCACTCCGGCCAAATACCGCGAGCGCCTGCCTGAAGAAGCGATGATCGTCATGGTCGAGCGCAAGGGCGGTCTTGTCTTCCAGACCAGCGAAGCCCCCATCGAGCTTCAGGTCGGGGACCGCGTCCTCGCTTATGTCCCGCCCGAAACTGGCCCGCTGCAAAAGCCTTCCAAAAAGAAGGACGAAAAGGCCGCCGGAGAGGGCACGTCTGAAGACGTCAAGGAAATCGAGCGCCGCAAGAGCGAAGCGATCGACAAACTCAAGTCTTAA
- a CDS encoding ATP-binding protein translates to MSAVSRHATVRLGRVVANTGRDVLVLIDSHAEERPTLRMGDVVLAAGRNEPAVGVISGINAPAPGLEGDGEDLWVIQVELTGSLKSDGDVPVYSRGVPASPALGSVVHLATTPDLKLLHRNADETALPIGDVQGINGVKATVDPDMLLDGGFAIMGASGTGKSASLACIVRALLRARFPIHALLIDPYNEFGTSFGKAASVIEPRPGLFPHWLLTYDELVWVLSMSGDDLDRDERALLDQAIPSARRNFLQRHGQIMGSEGVSIDAPIPYRVTDLLTFIEKAAEDLGHSLAVRSRLRGRLMTAIADPRLSIIFGTAATTDNLSTLLCDLFRLDRSPPLAVLQLGRLTAGLDKLIVSVVCRLAAALAEWSGISRHTLVLMDNAERYAPAEVQDEASRFARDAIRVLGGRPRKLGTALGLTASSPRKILTGTC, encoded by the coding sequence ATGAGTGCGGTCAGCCGTCATGCCACCGTCAGGCTCGGACGGGTCGTTGCCAATACGGGGCGCGACGTCCTTGTCCTCATCGATTCCCATGCGGAAGAACGCCCCACCTTGCGGATGGGCGATGTCGTTCTTGCCGCAGGGCGGAATGAGCCGGCGGTCGGTGTAATATCAGGGATCAACGCGCCAGCTCCGGGCCTTGAGGGCGATGGCGAGGATCTCTGGGTCATTCAGGTCGAACTGACCGGTAGTCTCAAATCCGACGGCGATGTGCCGGTCTATAGCCGCGGCGTGCCCGCATCCCCTGCGCTTGGCTCCGTCGTGCATCTGGCGACCACCCCTGACCTCAAACTGCTTCATCGCAATGCGGATGAAACAGCGCTGCCCATCGGGGATGTACAGGGGATCAATGGCGTCAAGGCTACGGTCGATCCGGATATGCTGCTGGATGGCGGCTTTGCGATCATGGGGGCGTCTGGCACTGGCAAGAGTGCGTCGCTTGCCTGTATCGTCCGGGCGCTTCTGCGTGCGCGATTCCCGATCCATGCGCTCCTGATCGATCCTTACAATGAATTCGGCACATCCTTTGGCAAAGCTGCCAGTGTCATTGAGCCGCGACCGGGCCTCTTTCCGCACTGGCTCCTGACTTATGATGAGCTGGTCTGGGTCCTCTCGATGAGCGGGGATGATCTGGACCGGGATGAACGGGCATTGCTTGATCAGGCCATCCCGTCAGCTCGCCGAAATTTTCTCCAGCGGCATGGTCAGATCATGGGCTCCGAAGGGGTCTCTATTGATGCGCCGATCCCTTACCGCGTGACGGATCTTCTGACCTTTATCGAGAAGGCGGCTGAGGATCTGGGGCATTCGCTCGCAGTTAGAAGCCGCCTGCGCGGGCGCCTGATGACGGCGATCGCCGACCCGCGCCTGTCGATCATTTTCGGGACCGCGGCGACCACGGACAATCTTTCGACACTGTTGTGTGATCTCTTCCGTCTCGACCGTTCGCCGCCGCTGGCCGTGCTCCAGCTTGGTCGACTGACCGCAGGGCTTGATAAGCTCATCGTCTCTGTCGTCTGCCGGCTAGCGGCAGCGCTCGCCGAATGGTCGGGCATTTCGCGGCACACGCTCGTTCTCATGGACAATGCCGAGCGCTATGCGCCCGCGGAGGTACAGGACGAGGCGTCGAGATTTGCGCGCGATGCGATCCGTGTGCTGGGCGGACGGCCAAGGAAGCTGGGCACGGCACTGGGCCTGACGGCGTCTAGTCCGCGCAAAATATTGACAGGGACGTGTTGA
- a CDS encoding enoyl-CoA hydratase: MMFETIETRNEGNVTLITLSRPDALNALNAQLMGELTQAVKQAEEDTAIGAIVITGSEKAFAAGADIKEMADLEFSQVFNEDKVSAAMDEITRCRKPIIAAVAGYALGGGCELAMMCDFIIAADTAKFGQPEITIGVIPGIGGTQRLTRFIGKSKAMEMCLTGRMMGAEEAERAGLVSRIVPAAELVSNALEVAQRIAEFSRPVVMMAKECVNRAYETTLTEGVLFERRVFNSVFALEDQKEGMTAFVEKRKAAFKNR, from the coding sequence ATCATGTTTGAGACCATTGAGACGCGCAATGAAGGCAATGTGACGCTGATTACGCTCTCCCGTCCGGACGCCCTGAATGCGCTCAATGCCCAGCTGATGGGCGAACTGACGCAGGCCGTGAAGCAGGCGGAAGAAGACACCGCCATCGGCGCGATCGTCATCACCGGTTCGGAGAAAGCCTTCGCCGCTGGCGCCGACATCAAGGAAATGGCCGATCTCGAATTCTCGCAAGTCTTCAATGAGGACAAAGTCAGCGCGGCGATGGATGAGATCACCCGCTGCCGCAAGCCGATCATCGCGGCTGTTGCTGGCTATGCGCTCGGTGGCGGCTGTGAGCTTGCCATGATGTGTGACTTCATCATTGCGGCGGACACGGCAAAATTCGGCCAGCCGGAAATCACTATCGGCGTCATCCCCGGCATTGGCGGTACCCAGCGCCTGACCCGCTTCATTGGCAAATCAAAGGCAATGGAGATGTGCCTGACCGGCCGGATGATGGGCGCTGAAGAAGCCGAACGCGCAGGGCTCGTCTCACGCATCGTTCCGGCAGCGGAGCTTGTGAGCAATGCCCTCGAAGTGGCGCAGCGAATCGCCGAGTTCTCTCGCCCGGTTGTGATGATGGCCAAGGAATGCGTGAACCGCGCCTATGAGACGACACTCACCGAAGGTGTCCTCTTTGAGCGCCGGGTCTTTAACTCGGTCTTCGCGCTTGAAGATCAGAAGGAAGGCATGACGGCCTTCGTCGAAAAGCGTAAAGCCGCCTTCAAAAACCGCTAA
- a CDS encoding calcium/sodium antiporter: protein MLADVGLDIGLVIVGIVLLLVGGDWLVRGAVSLAAHLGIPSLLIGLTIVAFGTSAPELVVSIQAVLAGNNGIAVGNIVGSNIANILLVLGLPAMIAPIAFHFPGLKRHTAVMLVATALFAYIVYVHESLDTQMGLVLLGGILIYVGYVAYAAMRPGSPEKELIESEVMGDLGAEDDASGMPIPKTLFFLITGLVLLPVGATLLVNSGADLASALGVRDELIGLTIVAFGTSLPELATVWAAARKNEADVACGNIVGSNIFNILFVGGAMGVTGTTGFAQSEALKLYDLPMMIAAAIIVSALIFSKGRISRPVGAIFVIAYLAYIVLIGAKAEPVLPA from the coding sequence ATGCTTGCTGATGTTGGACTGGATATTGGGCTGGTTATCGTTGGCATCGTTCTGCTGCTTGTCGGCGGTGACTGGCTGGTGCGCGGCGCCGTCAGCCTCGCGGCTCATCTCGGTATCCCCAGCCTCCTGATCGGCCTGACGATCGTTGCCTTCGGCACCTCGGCGCCAGAGCTCGTCGTCTCGATCCAGGCTGTCCTTGCTGGCAATAACGGCATCGCTGTTGGCAATATTGTCGGCTCCAACATCGCCAATATCCTGCTCGTCCTCGGCCTGCCGGCGATGATCGCGCCGATTGCGTTCCATTTCCCGGGGCTCAAGCGTCACACCGCCGTGATGCTCGTGGCAACCGCGCTCTTTGCGTATATCGTCTATGTCCATGAAAGCCTCGACACGCAGATGGGTCTCGTCCTGCTCGGCGGCATTCTCATTTATGTCGGATATGTCGCCTATGCCGCGATGCGGCCCGGCAGCCCCGAAAAAGAGCTGATCGAATCAGAAGTCATGGGCGACCTTGGCGCCGAGGATGATGCCTCGGGCATGCCGATCCCCAAGACTTTGTTCTTCCTGATTACGGGCCTCGTCCTGCTGCCGGTCGGCGCCACGCTGCTCGTCAATTCAGGGGCGGACCTTGCCTCAGCACTTGGTGTCCGGGACGAGCTGATCGGCCTCACCATCGTGGCCTTCGGCACCTCCCTGCCCGAGCTTGCGACTGTCTGGGCCGCTGCCCGCAAGAATGAGGCGGATGTCGCCTGCGGCAATATTGTCGGCTCGAACATCTTCAACATCCTGTTTGTCGGCGGCGCCATGGGCGTGACCGGCACGACAGGCTTTGCCCAGTCAGAAGCCCTCAAGCTCTATGATTTGCCAATGATGATCGCCGCGGCGATCATCGTCTCGGCCCTGATCTTCAGCAAGGGCCGGATCAGCCGGCCGGTCGGCGCGATCTTCGTCATCGCTTATCTTGCCTATATCGTCCTGATCGGGGCGAAGGCCGAACCCGTGCTGCCCGCTTGA
- a CDS encoding sensor histidine kinase, with the protein MTAVRAARSRRHKNDLLNVYAERLGDAIRRHHSGVALRAAKVETELAYRARGAFLASMNHELRTPLNAITGFAGILRQAEEMQITPEQKNEYIDYILQSADLLLSHINTILEIADAESGGTKLSRRAVDILDVLTQTMEALEEDDAIDVTFTRDFGGELPPVDVDPDKVAIAFRHLVEFLNSDEPVSIKVSTRRGLAGESANYVYIAFDATGTEVDAKMIDESLRVFEQVHEGLYRQFDPRRLGLPIAKSYIELNKGKFSIKTKPDDGVLIRFSLPVASEEHKRAFERLAS; encoded by the coding sequence ATGACGGCGGTTCGGGCGGCACGTTCTCGCCGCCATAAGAACGATTTGCTGAACGTTTATGCGGAGCGTCTTGGTGACGCCATCCGGCGCCATCACTCGGGCGTGGCTTTGCGTGCAGCCAAGGTTGAGACAGAGCTCGCCTATCGGGCGCGCGGCGCATTCCTCGCTTCGATGAACCACGAGCTTCGGACACCGCTCAATGCGATCACCGGATTCGCCGGGATTTTGCGGCAGGCGGAGGAAATGCAGATCACACCTGAGCAGAAGAACGAATATATCGACTATATTCTGCAGTCGGCCGACTTGCTGCTCTCGCATATCAACACGATCCTCGAAATTGCCGATGCCGAAAGCGGCGGCACCAAGCTCTCCCGCCGGGCTGTCGACATCCTCGATGTTCTGACCCAGACGATGGAAGCGCTGGAGGAAGATGACGCGATCGACGTCACCTTCACCCGTGATTTCGGTGGCGAGCTGCCCCCCGTCGATGTTGATCCGGACAAAGTCGCCATCGCCTTCCGCCATCTGGTTGAATTCCTGAACTCGGATGAACCGGTCTCGATCAAGGTCAGCACACGGCGCGGGCTTGCGGGTGAGAGCGCCAATTATGTCTATATCGCCTTTGATGCGACCGGTACGGAAGTTGACGCCAAGATGATCGATGAGTCCTTGCGCGTATTCGAGCAGGTTCATGAGGGGCTTTACCGCCAGTTCGATCCGCGGCGGCTCGGCCTGCCGATTGCGAAAAGCTATATCGAACTAAACAAGGGTAAGTTCAGCATCAAGACCAAACCGGATGACGGCGTTCTGATCCGCTTCTCCCTGCCGGTCGCGAGCGAAGAGCATAAGCGCGCGTTTGAAAGGCTGGCTTCATGA